In Bacilli bacterium, a single window of DNA contains:
- a CDS encoding glutamate decarboxylase translates to MWKVIYIAPTAKIADRIKQKLSDEGFLVQIRAINLSKQQYEILVPEGELEEVQEVLNTILHG, encoded by the coding sequence ATGTGGAAAGTTATCTATATTGCTCCTACCGCAAAAATCGCCGATCGCATCAAACAGAAACTGTCGGACGAAGGTTTTCTTGTGCAAATCAGGGCGATCAATTTGTCCAAACAGCAGTATGAAATATTGGTACCGGAAGGCGAGCTTGAAGAAGTGCAGGAAGTTCTCAATACGATTTTGCATGGGTGA
- the accD gene encoding acetyl-CoA carboxylase, carboxyltransferase subunit beta, with protein sequence MLKDFFYKKRKYATITTGPSKRDIPEGLMNKCAKCGSIQFSKELEKNLKVCSSCGNHFRLNAMERVRYTMDDGRIFEYDSDMISEDPLQFPGYPEKLERSANASGLTDGVVTGEGTIGGFPVVVCVMSFDFFQGSMGSVVGEKITRAIERAGQKRYPLIIFSTSGGARMQESILSLMQMAKTSAALAKFNEAGGLYISVITDPTLGGVSASFAMLGDIIIAEPGSVLGFAGRIVIEQTMRQKLPENFQTAEFNLQNGQLDLIVHRKDMRNTLIKLLDLHLMREDMSNVR encoded by the coding sequence GTGCTAAAAGATTTTTTTTATAAAAAAAGAAAATATGCAACGATAACCACCGGCCCGTCGAAACGCGACATTCCGGAAGGCCTGATGAATAAATGCGCGAAATGCGGCAGCATCCAATTCAGTAAAGAACTCGAAAAAAATTTGAAAGTTTGTTCGTCTTGCGGCAATCATTTTCGCTTGAACGCGATGGAACGCGTCCGTTATACGATGGACGACGGAAGAATATTTGAATATGACAGCGACATGATTTCCGAAGATCCGCTGCAATTTCCCGGTTACCCGGAAAAATTGGAAAGAAGCGCGAACGCGTCCGGCCTGACAGACGGAGTTGTAACCGGAGAAGGAACGATCGGAGGCTTTCCTGTAGTTGTCTGTGTCATGAGCTTTGATTTTTTTCAGGGCAGCATGGGCTCGGTCGTCGGCGAAAAAATCACGCGGGCGATTGAAAGAGCCGGGCAAAAGCGCTATCCGCTCATCATATTTTCGACATCGGGCGGAGCGCGTATGCAAGAAAGTATCCTAAGCTTGATGCAAATGGCCAAAACGAGCGCCGCCCTGGCAAAATTCAACGAGGCGGGCGGCCTGTACATCTCGGTGATCACCGATCCGACGCTGGGCGGCGTTTCGGCGAGCTTCGCCATGCTCGGCGACATTATTATTGCCGAACCGGGATCCGTGTTGGGCTTTGCCGGGCGAATCGTCATCGAGCAGACGATGCGGCAAAAGCTCCCGGAAAATTTTCAAACCGCGGAATTCAACTTGCAAAACGGCCAGCTGGATCTTATCGTACATAGAAAAGA